The following proteins are encoded in a genomic region of Cercospora beticola chromosome 8, complete sequence:
- a CDS encoding uncharacterized protein (antiSMASH:Cluster_8), translating to MTLWAIEQWWQKEIPGKQAVQPDPQWTYQATLYRSQTPPTLELQSGDPINTTVRVSDAAYNIQANTLAVFTEVEVNHSKYGLILMLSSTIIPIAASLLRFLPISRLLRSRFYAMFIDSYLIRHRNGLSSRIPIPDLTRGQAIFVAYLLIVNIVLCSIGYPVVQPNAWWTTIDRQMLTYVANRTGVLSFANIPILVLYAGRNNFLLWITDWQHTTFMALHSWVAFLSTIEAVLHSIIYLRIYVHLGTHATESRLPYWYWGIIATLGFSLLLPGSMPAIRKSVYEIFLTSHCTIALLSLVGCYLHIYYKFEHQWGYELFIYVAFAVWGFDRLMRLIRLVRNGVHHASITALDDEYLQVDIRSYSGERGHAYLYFPTLTWRVWENHPFSITTTCIRLPVSNMSTVQSSTSNQVDAGVGISKDVEAKSGQVMVNTRRDESMATEFKLRTSFFIRTANGTTALLKGYRSMPVLIEAGYSTSHSIPFSSTLVCIAGGVGITGVISTLQKRQARQKLYWSCRSRPLVLAMEDLLEAVEKEILVGARLDLGAILDVEVAQGPGELIVLVSGPQTMLRDVRNIVCDLVRRTPRPIRLLSESFSW from the exons ATGACGCTCTGGGCGATCGAACAGTGGTGGCAGAAAGAGATTCCGGGCAAGCAAGCTGTTCAGCCTGACCCTCAGTGGACCTATCAGGCTACGCTATATCGATCGCAAACGCCACCTACGCTGGAACTACAATCTGGTGACCCCATCAACACAACGGTTCGTGTGTCTGATGCTGCTTATAACATTCAAGCAAACACCCTCGCTGTGTTCACCGAAGTAGAAGTCAACCACTCGAAATATGG CCTAATCctgatgctgtcgagcaCCATCATCCCGATCGCCGCTTCATTACTGCGCTTTCTGCCAATCTCCCGTCTACTAAGGAGTAGATTCTACGCTATGTTCATAGACAGCTACCTGATCCGCCATCGTAATGGTCTGTCATCCCGAATCCCGATTCCGGATCTCACACGTGGTCAAGCAATTTTCGTGGCGTACTTACTCATCGTAAATATTGTCCTCTGCAGCATCGGATACCCCGTTGTGCAACCAAATGCTTGGTGGACGACAATCGATCGCCAGATGCTTACATATGTCGCGAATCGGACTGGTGTGCTCAGCTTCGCAAACATCCCTATATTGGTTCTATACGCAGGCAGGAACAACTTTCTTCTCTGGATAACTGATTGGCAGCACACGACATTTATGGCCCTGCACAGCTGGGTTGCATTTCTAAGTACCATCGAAGCTGTACTCCATTCCATCATTTACCTCCGCATCTATGTTCATCTTGGCACTCACGCTACCGAGTCCCGCTTACCATACTGGTACTGGGGAATTATTGCCACGTTGGGGTTTAGCCTCTTACTTCCAGGCTCGATGCCCGCGATTAGGAAAAGCGTCTACGAAATCTTTCTGACGTCCCACTGCACCATCGCACTTCTGTCACTCGTTGGATGTTATTTACATATATACTACAAGTTTGAGCATCAATGGGGCTACGAGCTCTTCATATATGTGGCATTTGCAGTCTGGGGTTTCGATCGACTGATGCGACTCATACGGCTGGTGAGGAACGGTGTTCATCACGCTTCCATCACTGCTCTGGATGATGAGTATCTTCAAGTCGATATTCGAAGCTATAGCGGAGAGAGAGGACATGCCTATCTCTACTTTCCTACACTGACCTGGAGGGTATGGGAAAATCATCCCTTTTCGATCACAACCACTTGCATTCGACTTCCCGTAAGCAACATGTCCACTGTTCAAAGTTCAACTTCGAACCAGGTTGATGCCGGCGTTGGCATCAGCAAAGACGTGGAAGCGAAATCTGGTCAGGTCATGGTCAATACTAGGAGAGATGAAAGCATGGCTACCGAATTCAAGCTCAGGACCTCATTTTTCATCAGAACCGCAAATGGGACAACGGCTTTGCTCAAAGGCTACCGCAGTATGCCCGTTCTGATCGAAGCTGGTTATTCTACTTCCCACAGTATACCCTTCTCGTCAACTTTGGTTTGCATTGCAGGCGGCGTAGGAATCACTGGAGTCATCTCAACTTTGCAAAAGCGTCAAGCACGCCAAAAACTGTATTGGAGTTGTCGAAGTAGACCACTCGTTCTAGCCATGGAGGACTTGCTCGAAGCTGTGGAAAAGGAAATCCTGGTTGGCGCGCGCTTAGACCTTGGGGCTATATTGGATGTTGAGGTCGCTCAAGGTCCTGGAGAGCTTATAGTCCTTGTGAGTGGGCCACAGACGATGTTGCGCGATGTCAGGAATATCGTCTGCGATCTGGTTCGGAGAACGCCGCGACCGATACGTCTGCTATCAGAGAGCTTTTCATGGTAG
- a CDS encoding uncharacterized protein (antiSMASH:Cluster_8): MKFFAVAAIALPLINAAMLPARAAANTDLDLTPLTCPVSLEKLSGDLPVKEIDVLDVLTTLLNDGEIDLVDLKEAADLEKRAMVPGLHCGYTRAMKCALNSAGVLNACIWAALKLGRDVQDDTSCIAAAVALGSNLPENCRLCLGM; this comes from the exons ATGAAGTTCTTCGCCGTCGCTGCCATTGCTCTTCCGCTCATCAACGCGGCCATGCTCCCAGCAAGAGCCGCTGCCAACACCGACCTCGACCTGACCCCACTCACATGCCCTGTCAGCCTGGAGAAGCTGTCTGGCGATCTTCCAGTGAAGGAGATTGATGTGCTCGATGTCCTCACCACCCTTCTCAATGACG GAGAGATTGATCTCGTCGATCTCAAGGAGGCCGCAGACCTCGAGAAGAGAGCCATGGTGCCCGGTCTGCACTGCGGATACACGCGTGCTATGA AGTGCGCTCTCAACTCCGCCGGTGTGTTGAACGCTTGCATTTGGGCTGCTCTCAAACTTGGACGTGATGTCCAGGATGATACGTCGTGTATtgccgctgctgttgcgcttGGATCCAACCTG CCCGAGAACTGCAGGCTCTGCCTTGGCATGTAA
- a CDS encoding uncharacterized protein (antiSMASH:Cluster_8): protein MSFQADVQRYVEEAGRTIEQYLPQDRNSRLLLAGGAATVAGIVLFPLAHHFYLGRQLVHTHPSTGSLWASVECGEIENVPKDLTENAKAYRTVHDKVTKHIKDVTIGLSADLEADFTGLLRNNFIQHNRTPAGWFVWLAYGSARQRESFKTDYINNLSFVKGDLVNGAYEVVKRTPLRVELAIRPPAQLDAVKGLLVISLRPRNEGATLSSETIQWTERNSGIVLPLERWLGKFLHDLSARWVTLSGAQYLRGLASDHVL from the exons ATGTCGTTCCAGGCGGATGTGCAGCGCTATGTCGAGGAAGCAGGCAGAACCATTGAGCAGTATCTGCCGCAG GACCGCAACTCGCGACTGTTGCTCGCTGGAGGCGCTGCGACTGTAGCTGGTATCGTCTTGTTCCCGCTGGCCCATCACTTCTATCTGGGACGACAACTCGTTCACACGCATCCGAGTACCGGTTCTCTGTGGGCTTCCGTCGAGTGTGGCGAGATTGAGAATGTTCCCAAGGACTTGACTGAGAATGCAAAGGCTTACCGTACTGTGCACGATAAGGTGACGAAGCACATCAAAGATGTAACGATTGGACTCAGCGCTGACCTGGAGGCTGACTTCACGGGCCTGCTCCGCAACAACTTTATCCAGCACAACAGAACTCCAGCGGGCTGGTTTGTGTGGCTGGCGTATGGTTCCGCGAGACAACGTGAGAGTTTCAAGACGGACTACATTAACAACCTGAGTTTCGTCAAGGGGGATCTGGTCAACGGAGCGTACGAAGTCGTCAAGCGAACTCCTCTTCGCGTGGAACTTGCCATTCGACCGCCAGCACAACTCGATGCTGTAAAGGGTCTCTTGGTCATCTCTTTGCGACCACGAAACGAAGGCGCTACTCTGTCATCGGAGACCATTCAGTGGACTGAGAGGAACAGTGGGATTGTGTTGCCATTGGAGAGATGGCTTGGCAAGTTCTTACATGATCTGAGCGCTCGATGGGTGACTCTGTCCGGAGCACAGTACCTTCGTGGATTGGCATCTGATCACGTTCTGTAG
- a CDS encoding uncharacterized protein (SMCOG1059:acetyl-CoA carboxylase, carboxyl transferase,~antiSMASH:Cluster_8) has protein sequence MSEPKSRSKTAASRANQVSEHLSSSSNGTNGNSQDQDRDKALPNTGARRRRKAKKEDDDLPGDYSDILGHLTKLRTLANTPDLSRRGYVRQKQDGKLWVRERISLLFDKDSFQEIGEATGHVTWKPVGSGGIREEPAAFTPHNNVQGFGKLNGRKVVFTADDFSIRAGHQDGHLMAKTVHTEKLALQLKIPMIKLTDGSSGGGSVTSIEKQGYSYVPPMTGFDIVQAQLNAGIPNLGAVLGPAIGLGAARVVSCHFSVMAEDIGSLFNAGPNVVAKATFEEGLSFTDLGGPGMHCTNGTIDNLAKDERECFEQIRTVLGFLPNCGTQMPPVVEGRDDVGRQNEELRSVVPRKRERMFSMRRVISTVVDEGSWFEIGPLWGRTAICGLARLGGKPIGIFGNNPEVLTGALDAAGSQKLIRHLKFCDVFNLPLLQFVDVPGYAVGTVAERTATMRWGVELTKAYYTTTMPIFSVIVRKTYGVAGGVIVDCRDPHSRVAWPSGEWGSLPLDGGIEVGHAHELRQIEKEKGVEARQARYKELETMYRRLMNPVRTANHFSVEEIIDPATTRQVVANWVDTVYESVLPERVLQRVCGKLQPVYA, from the coding sequence ATGTCTGAGCCAAAATCACGATCCAAAACGGCAGCAAGTCGAGCGAATCAAGTCTCCGAACAcctctcttcatcatcaaatGGAACGAACGGCAATTCTCAAGATCAAGACAGAGACAAAGCACTTCCTAATACTGGtgcccgccgccgccgaaaAGCAAAaaaagaagacgacgacttACCCGGCGATTATAGCGATATCCTCGGCCACCTCACAAAACTTCGCACCCTCGCCAACACTCCCGATCTCTCCCGCCGAGGTTACGTTCGTCAGAAACAAGACGGAAAGCTCTGGGTTCGCGAACGCATCAGTCTCCTCTTCGACAAAGACTCCTTCCAAGAAATCGGCGAAGCCACAGGCCACGTAACTTGGAAACCTGTCGGATCTGGTGGAATTCGAGAAGAGCCAGCAGCTTTCACTCCGCATAATAATGTCCAAGGATTCGGAAAATTGAATGGGAGGAAAGTTGTGTTTACTGCTGATGATTTCTCAATCCGAGCTGGGCATCAGGATGGTCATTTGATGGCTAAGACGGTTCATACGGAGAAATTAGCGTTACAATTAAAAATTCCGATGATTAAGTTGACAGATGGGAGTTCAGGTGGTGGTTCAGTGACGAGTATTGAGAAACAGGGTTATTCATATGTACCGCCTATGACGGGATTCGATATCGTGCAGGCACAGCTGAATGCTGGAATTCCGAATCTCGGAGCTGTTTTGGGGCCTGCGATTGGGCTGGGTGCTGCGAGGGTTGTGAGTTGTCATTTTAGTGTTATGGCGGAGGATATTGGGAGTTTGTTCAACGCGGGGCCGAATGTTGTGGCGAAGGCTACGTTCGAGGAAGGGTTGAGTTTTACGGACTTGGGTGGGCCGGGGATGCATTGTACGAATGGGACAATTGATAATTTGGCCAAGGATGAGAGGGAGTGTTTCGAGCAGATCAGGACTGTGTTGGGGTTTTTGCCGAATTGTGGAACACAGATGCCGCCTGTCGTTGAGGGTAGAGATGATGTGGGAAGACAGAATGAGGAGCTGCGGAGTGTTGTACCACGGAAACGTGAAAGAATGTTCTCCATGCGGCGAGTTATCTCAACAGTCGTGGATGAGGGCTCATGGTTCGAGATCGGCCCTCTCTGGGGCAGAACAGCAATCTGCGGTCTTGCTCGACTGGGTGGCAAGCCCATTGGGATTTTCGGCAACAATCCCGAAGTGCTTACAGGAGCGCTGGATGCTGCAGGAAGTCAGAAACTTATACGGCATCTGAAGTTCTGCGATGTCTTCAACCTACCACTTCTCCAATTCGTCGATGTACCAGGCTACGCGGTAGGAACGGTAGCAGAGCGCACAGCGACCATGAGATGGGGAGTTGAACTTACAAAGGCCTACTACACGACCACGATGCCCATCTTCAGTGTCATTGTAAGAAAGACGTACGGAGTGGCGGGAGGGGTCATTGTCGATTGTCGAGATCCGCATAGTCGTGTCGCCTGGCCAAGTGGAGAATGGGGATCCTTGCCATTGGACGGCGGGATCGAAGTCGGGCATGCTCATGAACTACGGCAgattgagaaggagaagggcgtCGAAGCAAGACAGGCACGGTACAAGGAGTTGGAGACCATGTACAGGCGGTTGATGAACCCAGTTCGAACAGCGAATCATTTCAGCGTGGAGGAAATCATTGATCCGGCTACAACAAGACAGGTGGTTGCAAACTGGGTCGACACGGTGTATGAGTCTGTGCTGCCAGAGAGAGTTCTGCAGCGGGTGTGCGGTAAGCTGCAACCCGTGTATGCCTAG
- a CDS encoding uncharacterized protein (antiSMASH:Cluster_8) — MPSHLTRYVLRRILANEPILHRACPRRQAYTSLSRSRNGSRSWTAQHGRAMASAEQRRTFFDLNMFGPKKRQVKEADLEPGMEEMMHLAKMQRMNARLPPPEDISQALKQFFSSTHCRVNDRTAKLVASSLEYCWAAEEQGSSPRRYISSQLLVRITKALRKTRAPVTEAHLKLSSLVLQKGQSLNGAVRYRANLSHIRMLGLAGHYLAARNLVEEIEKLGSASTERVSPSEAEIDNEDANEGTASTAQHLESYWITALEAVSKGNSERDLLETLNMISERESLRPPPQYLAMPMLAFYIRTANLEAVQTWWKQYWDSSTEHGYGDEELERGLAFHFDSVLRWCVSHQQLEFGHQVVRQAMTNNPPKPLWDAIFIWAAATGKGADEIGRMLDVMQKSNEDILDPAQWRVPDITTINGLVKYATSKQDPYLAERFIALGQARSIEPDARTYQLQIQYRLKVNDVDGALIAYKNLQAMDLSSNEDVPTVNELIVALCQSKRHDFDTVMNVAMDLADRRARFESTTVTALALLHLNRDEMHDVIDLLNTHAHHYSSAERDKIRSTLLAFCLNPDNPTSRAWDAYKILGTVFDEMPRSERTAAMASFFTRERPDMAVFIFNEMRRHSREDTMPVIDTYVTSFLCSAKLRDLDSLELIHNQLKLDYNITTNTYLQNAMMIAYTACGRPRQALAFWDDIVASKEGPTYNSIHIALRACEKAPFGDLRAKQLWSKLKQMGIELDQSMWASYAAALAGNGDIDLALKSVEEAEGKNEVDVDAFLLGSLYDATAGHAEKQDEVESWARTKFPDAWEGLEKIGIEVNEQSGKKLPKIDRSVTP; from the coding sequence ATGCCTTCCCACCTCACCCGCTATGTCCTCCGCCGGATCCTCGCCAACGAACCCATCCTCCACCGAGCGTGTCCGCGGCGGCAAGCATACACCTCGCTGAGCAGATCACGCAATGGCTCTCGATCATGGACGGCACAGCATGGCAGAGCTATGGCTTCTGCCGAGCAGCGGAGGACATTCTTCGACCTCAATATGTTCGGGCCCAAGAAGAGACAGGTGAAGGAAGCTGACCTGGAGCCCGGCATGGAAGAAATGATGCATTTGGCGAAAATGCAGCGCATGAATGCTCGTTTGCCTCCGCCTGAAGACATTTCCCAGGCCCTGAAACAATTCTTTTCATCCACTCACTGCCGCGTCAACGACCGCACCGCCAAACTGGTTGCATCAAGTCTCGAGTATTGCTGGGCTGCTGAAGAACAAGGCTCCTCCCCGCGCCGTTACATATCATCGCAGCTCTTGGTACGCATTACGAAAGCATTGAGGAAGACTCGTGCGCCAGTCACCGAGGCCCATCTCAAACTCTCCTCCTTGGTTCTTCAGAAGGGGCAATCTCTCAATGGCGCAGTTCGATACAGAGCTAACCTCAGTCACATCAGAATGTTGGGCTTGGCCGGCCACTACTTAGCAGCACGGAATTTGGTCGAGGAGATTGAAAAATTGGGCTCAGCTTCTACAGAGCGCGTCAGCCCCAGCGAAGCCGAGATCGACAACGAAGATGCCAACGAGGGTACAGCGAGCACCGCACAACACCTGGAGTCATACTGGATCACAGCCTTGGAAGCCGTGTCCAAAGGCAACAGTGAGCGCGATTTGCTTGAAACACTGAACATGATCAGTGAACGAGAGTCACTCCGCCCGCCGCCACAATACCTCGCAATGCCCATGCTCGCATTCTATATCCGCACCGCAAATCTCGAAGCTGTACAGACATGGTGGAAGCAGTACTGGGACTCTTCCACCGAGCATGGCTATGGCGACGAAGAACTCGAAAGAGGTCTGGCATTCCACTTTGACTCTGTGTTGCGGTGGTGCGTCTCCCACCAACAACTCGAATTCGGCCATCAAGTCGTGCGGCAAGCCATGACCAACAACCCTCCCAAGCCTCTGTGGGATGCTATCTTCATCTGGGCTGCCGCCACCGGCAAAGGCGCAGACGAGATTGGACGTATGCTGGATGTTATGCAAAAGTCCAACGAAGACATTTTGGACCCCGCGCAGTGGAGGGTGCCTGATATCACGACTATCAACGGCTTGGTCAAGTACGCAACGTCAAAACAGGACCCGTATCTTGCGGAGCGATTCATCGCTCTGGGACAAGCCAGAAGTATTGAACCTGATGCCCGCACATATCAACTACAGATACAATATCGCTTGAAGGTCAATGACGTGGATGGTGCCCTCATCGCGTACAAGAATCTGCAGGCCATGGACCTCTCCTCGAATGAAGACGTGCCAACAGTGAATGAGCTCATTGTGGCATTGTGCCAGAGCAAGCGTCACGACTTCGACACAGTCATGAATGTAGCCATGGATCTGGCAGATCGGAGGGCGCGCTTTGAGTCAACCACTGTGACAGCATTGGCGTTGTTGCATCTCAACCGCGACGAAATGCACGACGTGATTGACCTACTCAACACACACGCTCATCACTACTCTTCTGCTGAGCGCGACAAGATTCGGTCTACACTTCTCGCATTCTGTCTCAACCCTGATAACCCAACGTCCCGTGCGTGGGACGCGTACAAGATTCTGGGAACAGTGTTCGATGAGATGCCACGATCGGAGCGCACCGCGGCTatggccagcttcttcacccGCGAGCGGCCCGACATGGCAGTCTTTATTTTCAACGAGATGCGTCGCCACTCACGAGAAGATACCATGCCGGTAATCGACACATACGTAACTTCCTTCCTGTGCTCCGCAAAGCTGCGAGATCTGGACAGTCTGGAGCTCATTCACAATCAATTGAAGCTCGACTACAACATTACCACCAATACATACCTTCAGAATGCCATGATGATTGCATATACCGCCTGCGGTCGACCTCGGCAGGCACTGGCTTTCTGGGACGACATTGTTGCTTCCAAAGAAGGTCCTACTTACAACAGCATTCACATCGCTCTACGTGCATGCGAGAAAGCGCCATTTGGCGACTTGCGCGCCAAGCAATTGTGGTCAAAGCTGAAGCAGATGGGTATCGAGCTCGACCAGAGCATGTGGGCATCGTATGCTGCCGCCCTAGCTGGCAATGGTGACATTGATCTGGCCCTCAAGAGCGTGGAAGAGGCAGAGGGAAAGAACGAGGTCGACGTTGATGCTTTCTTGCTCGGCAGCCTATACGATGCCACTGCGGGTCATGCCGAGAAGCAGGATGAGGTGGAATCCTGGGCCAGAACGAAGTTTCCGGACGCTTGGGAAGGGTTGGAGAAGATTGGAATAGAGGTTAACGAGCAAAGTGGGAAGAAGTTGCCTAAAATCGACAGAAGTGTGACGCCTTGA
- a CDS encoding mitochondrial 37S ribosomal protein bS18m (antiSMASH:Cluster_8~BUSCO:EOG09264XLN): MSLEQSFRRLAIRSKPICQQCRRSFATSPATRQQSNATAAVADLFSNSASQSTKTATASRPSPAAIASTPSSESPTESPNFTLARSAIQLAGEARRLQVQRQLALDTERGWNRQDLERQAAHRKWKAGDVYAPHDLTGIEMAKWKKLRRRSKPKYDVVDQLNLKPIDLYKNFSIMSEYVSEMGRIKHSNETNLRPVNQRRMAKAIRRAIGVGILMPSTHRHPEILRIENKTGARGY; the protein is encoded by the exons ATGTCGCTCGAGCAGTCCTTCCGCCGGCTCGCAATCCGCAGCAAACCCATCTGCCAGCAATGCCGCCGCTCTTTCGCGACATCACCGGCGACGAGGCAGCAGAGCAACGCAACGGCCGCCGTGGCTG ACCTCTTCTCCAACAGCGCATCGCAATCCACAAAAACGGCGACTGCCTCCCGCCCAAGCCCCGCTGCCATCGCCAGCACTCCCTCCTCCGAATCTCCCACCGAATCGCCCAACTTTACGCTGGCCCGATCTGCGATTCAGCTGGCAGGTGAAGCACGTCGCCTGCAAGTGCAACGACAACTTGCCCTCGACACGGAGCGCGGCTGGAACAGGCAAGATTTGGAACGACAAGCGGCGCATCGCAAATGGAAGGCCGGTGATGTTTACGCTCCACATGATTTGACTGGCATTGAAATGGCAAAATGGAAGAAGCTGCGGAGGAGGTCGAAGCCCAAGTATGATGTGGTGGATCAGCTGAATTTGAAGCCCATTGATTTATACAAGAACTTCTCCATCATGAGCGAGTATGTTTCGGAGATGGGCAGGATTAAGCACAGCAATGAGACAAATCTGCGGCCCGTGAATCAGAGGAGGATGGCAAAGGCTATTCGCAGGGCGATTGGAGTGGGTATCTTGATGCCGAGCACGCATCGTCATCCTGAAATTCTGCGGATCGAAAATAAGACTGGGGCGAGAGGATATTGA
- a CDS encoding uncharacterized protein (SMCOG1105:amidase~antiSMASH:Cluster_8) has translation MQRNLSITSAINNNPIRPSSSSNVTNIANTQAKMHVLQPVPVPKGTPAFEEKREKVIAELEASIPKDFWLPESFFKNPPLDVTSVPSTCGTLTPAEIIITEQYDATGLAAAIAKKDLSAVAVATAFCKRAAIAHQLTCCLTQYFMDEALDRARYLDEYLATHGKTVGPLHGVPIGVKEHMAIKGHWSSWGYFDTRAWSEEDSLLVKILRNAGAVFYVKTNQPQGIMHLESDGWVGRVNNPHNVNLSSGGSTGGESALLAMKGSVLGLGTDIGGSIRGPSAFCGVFGYKPTSYTVTMKDMIPIGFPAELNVLCSIGPMSRTLRDVELFMQIVVGSKQYLHDPRIIPFPWTGLSTPRPNQPIKIGIMLNDGVITPQPPVLRALEWAQDRLSQDSNFILKPFKPYRADLAMKYIGEMYWPDAGINTKVALKKTGEPMHPLTKTVLSPMTTDFVDTEGPEKEQTATEITLQRVRRDDFRCEFVESWNEQDVDVVLAPCFVGPASKHDTAFYWNYTALWNFVDYPGIVVPTPVKVEGNEKYTSDWKALSEKDAQVRQLWEEGGFENAPINLQVIGRRYHDNQLIGIVGELGKVLGFA, from the exons ATGCAGAGAAATCTCAGCATTACCAGTGCGATCAACAATAATCCCATCaggccttcttcatcttccaacGTCACGAACATTGCTAATACGCAGGCCAAGATGCACGTCCTCCAACCAGTCCCTGTTCCGAAAGGAACTCCAGCTTTTGAAGAGAAACGCGAAAAAGTCATCGCTGAACTTGAAGCTTCGATTCCGAAGGACTTTTGGCTCCCGGAATCTTTCTTCAAGAACCCACCTTTGGACGTCACGTCTGTTCCTTCGACATGTGGAACTCTGACTCCTGCGGAGATCATCATTACAGAGCAGTATGATGCTACGGGCTTGGCAGCTGCTATTGCGAAGAAAGATTTGAGTGCTGTAGCCGTTGCCACGGCATTCTGTAAACGTGCCGCCATTGCGCATCAGCTTACTTGTTGTCTCACGCAGTATTTCATGGATGAGGCTTTGGATCGTGCAAGATACCTGGACGAGTATCTTGCCACTCATGGAAAGACTGTTGGTCCTCTGCATGGCGTGCCAATCGGCGTGAAGGAACACATGGCGATCAAAGGCCATTGGTCGAGCTGGGGTTACTTTGATACCAGGGCTTGGAGTGAAGAGGACTCTTTGCTCGTGAAGATATTGAGAAATGCTGGGGCGGTTTTCTATGTCAAGACGAATCAGCCGCAGGGAATTATGCATTTGGAGAGTGATGGATGGGTGGGAAGGGTGAACAATCCGCATAACGTGAATCTTTCGTCGGGAGGATCGACGGGAGGGGAGAGCGCATTGCTGGCAATGAAGGGGAGCGTGCTGGGCTTAGGGACTG ACATTGGTGGCTCGATTCGTGGCCCGTCAGCCTTCTGCGGTGTCTTCGGATATAAGCCAACTTCCTACACCGTCACGATGAAAGACATGATACCCATCGGCTTCCCAGCAGAACTCAACGTCCTCTGCTCTATTGGGCCCATGTCGCGCACTCTCCGCGACGTCGAACTCTTCATGCAGATCGTTGTGGGCAGTAAGCAATACCTACACGACCCACGCATCATTCCCTTCCCATGGACCGGGCTGTCGACTCCACGACCCAACCAACCCATCAAGATCGGTATCATGCTCAACGATGGAGTCATCACACCTCAGCCTCCTGTCCTTCGAGCTCTGGAATGGGCTCAGGATCGACTAAGCCAAGACTCGAACTTCATCCTCAAACCTTTCAAGCCTTACCGTGCGGACCTTGCTATGAAGTATATCGGCGAGATGTACTGGCCTGACGCAGGTATCAACACGAAAGTTGCTCTCAAGAAGACTGGAGAGCCGATGCACCCTTTGACCAAGACGGTGCTTTCTCCAATGACAACGGACTTCGTCGACACTGAAGGTCCGGAAAAAGAGCAGACTGCAACTGAAATCACGCTGCAACGTGTCAGACGTGATGATTTCAGATGTGAATTTGTGGAGAGCTGGAATGAACAGGATGTTGATGTCGTCCTCGCACCCTGTTTCGTTGGGCCAGCCAGTAAGCATGATACCGCATTTTATTGGAATTATACTGCACTGTGGAACTTCGTGGATTATCCAGGAATTGTTGTTCCTACGCCTGTGAAAGTGGAAGGAAATGAAAAGTATACTAGCGATTGGAAGGCGCTGAGTGAGAAGGATGCCCAAGTGAGACAACTGTGGGAAGAGGGAGGCTTTGAGAACGCGCCGATCAATCTGCAAGTTATTGGAAGGAGGTACCATGATAATCAATTGATTGGTATTGTTGGAGAGTTGGGGAAGGTTTTGGGCTTCGCATGA
- a CDS encoding uncharacterized protein (antiSMASH:Cluster_8): protein MYSALAFAFAALAAATPAPQKGSSPEDPLRVTATALEAGSQGDGQSINADLGSFYIGGRPTGTLSPPAGDTNEYATKNTIFTYVNSQGGLGLSVAVPGGQQVYVDSGDEANGYLAGGLKYTEAETNKTLGGVPLFEGFVNYYDGIMKFEGQDWIACPVDFKGQVLAVWAASRISPNKDRNGCVDFQFKIHEPVDGPQLAWAYKFNPGP from the coding sequence ATGTACTCCGCTCTTGCATTTGCGTTTGCCGCGCTGGCTGCTGCCACTCCAGCTCCACAAAAAGGCAGCAGTCCAGAAGATCCTCTTCGTGTCACCGCGACAGCACTGGAGGCTGGCAGTCAAGGCGATGGACAGAGCATCAATGCCGACCTTGGAAGTTTCTACATTGGCGGCAGGCCCACGGGTACACTTTCACCACCAGCCGGCGATACAAATGAGTACGCCACGAAGAATACCATCTTCACGTATGTCAACTCCCAAGGTGGACTGGGTCTCTCGGTCGCGGTTCCTGGCGGGCAGCAAGTGTATGTCGACAGCGGTGACGAGGCCAATGGATATCTCGCTGGTGGTCTGAAGTACACTGAAGCCGAGACAAACAAGACTCTTGGTGGCGTGCCTCTGTTTGAAGGCTTCGTCAACTACTACGATGGAATTATGAAGTTCGAAGGCCAAGACTGGATTGCTTGCCCGGTGGACTTCAAGGGACAAGTGCTTGCTGTCTGGGCCGCTTCACGCATCTCACCAAACAAGGACCGCAATGGTTGTGTGGACTTTCAATTCAAGATTCATGAGCCTGTCGATGGGCCTCAGCTGGCTTGGGCGTACAAGTTCAATCCTGGGCCGTAG